One part of the Gossypium raimondii isolate GPD5lz chromosome 1, ASM2569854v1, whole genome shotgun sequence genome encodes these proteins:
- the LOC105787309 gene encoding uncharacterized protein LOC105787309 has translation MARQIVVLALAIMALFALVSTAAAAPAPAPGGSPSGSPGDASSPLPQASAPSPSSGAALEVSAIAAGAAAVASYFMF, from the coding sequence ATGGCCCGCCAAATTGTTGTTCTTGCTTTGGCCATCATGGCCCTTTTTGCCTTGGTTTCCACCGCTGCGGCGGCCCCCGCCCCCGCACCCGGTGGCAGCCCTTCAGGTTCACCTGGAGATGCTAGCTCCCCTCTTCCTCAGGCAAGCGCTCCTAGTCCTAGCAGTGGTGCCGCACTTGAGGTCTCGGCTATTGCCGCAGGAGCAGCCGCCGTTGCTAGCTACTTTATGTTCTAA